A region of Streptomyces paludis DNA encodes the following proteins:
- a CDS encoding aminotransferase class I/II-fold pyridoxal phosphate-dependent enzyme: MPLALLDGPPTRTRPFAPWPSVNTATRKALVAAHDSGTWWQNGNSAAEELEAWLEAEFERRAIAVSSGTAALGLALAALGIGRGDEVLVPACTFVSSAAAVSARGAVPIPVDITSDTLTLDAGIAETAVTSRTRAIVPVHLAGHPADLTAITALARRHHLAIIEDAAQTVAASWAGTRVGTATDATILSFQAAKLLPGGDGGALLLRDEQTARRAERLANCGRPRGSSAYDHELLGSNARISVFAAALVLAHTRTYEHMWRAREGQWHALAEALVGQGHGGLLAEPHPEATRHDHYAVLVRLPASLTERGVRASTLAAALAAEGIPSRTLFPPWQATPAYRDDPQVNAVPTPRAVEVAATTVALPHQLLLDPYFPTQTAAALTKIIAAGDDLIAWQQV, encoded by the coding sequence ATGCCCCTTGCCCTCCTCGACGGCCCGCCGACCCGCACCCGCCCCTTCGCGCCCTGGCCGTCCGTGAACACCGCCACCCGCAAGGCCCTCGTCGCCGCGCACGACTCCGGCACGTGGTGGCAGAACGGCAACAGCGCCGCCGAGGAACTGGAGGCGTGGTTGGAAGCCGAGTTCGAACGCCGGGCCATCGCCGTCTCCAGCGGCACCGCTGCCCTCGGACTCGCCCTCGCCGCTCTTGGCATTGGACGCGGCGATGAAGTCCTCGTGCCTGCTTGTACGTTCGTCTCCTCGGCTGCCGCCGTCAGTGCACGCGGCGCGGTGCCGATCCCGGTCGACATCACCTCGGACACCCTCACACTGGATGCAGGGATCGCCGAGACGGCGGTCACCAGCCGCACCCGCGCGATCGTCCCCGTCCACCTGGCCGGACACCCCGCCGACCTGACAGCCATCACAGCTCTCGCGCGCCGTCACCACCTCGCGATCATCGAGGACGCGGCGCAGACCGTCGCCGCCTCTTGGGCCGGCACCCGCGTCGGTACCGCCACCGATGCCACCATCCTGTCCTTCCAGGCCGCCAAGCTCTTACCCGGTGGCGACGGCGGAGCCCTGTTGTTACGTGACGAACAGACCGCCCGCCGAGCCGAACGACTAGCCAACTGCGGTCGCCCGCGCGGCAGTAGCGCCTACGACCACGAACTCCTCGGGAGCAACGCCCGCATCAGCGTCTTCGCCGCCGCGCTGGTCCTCGCCCACACCCGGACGTACGAGCACATGTGGCGCGCCCGCGAGGGCCAGTGGCACGCACTGGCCGAAGCGCTGGTGGGACAGGGGCACGGCGGGCTGCTCGCCGAGCCGCACCCGGAGGCTACCCGTCACGACCACTACGCCGTCCTCGTACGACTCCCGGCTTCCCTGACCGAGCGCGGGGTACGCGCTTCCACCTTGGCGGCGGCACTGGCGGCGGAGGGGATCCCGTCCAGAACGCTATTCCCGCCGTGGCAGGCCACCCCCGCCTACCGCGACGATCCGCAGGTCAACGCCGTGCCGACCCCGCGAGCGGTCGAGGTCGCCGCTACGACCGTAGCTCTGCCGCATCAGCTTCTGCTGGACCCGTACTTCCCCACGCAGACGGCCGCCGCCCTCACCAAGATCATTGCGGCCGGGGATGACCTGATTGCGTGGCAGCAGGTCTGA
- a CDS encoding HAD family hydrolase, with product MSGASDLVRAVLFDLDGTLAETAHITAAALTWACDQTGVAGGPPTAEFHALSGLPLEEIVGRLGLPEAVAELYRKAAGARVAEARLFPGALTLLSVLRARGVRVGVITGKDRPRTLATLDHLKIADLVEALVTPADPPAPKPSPEGVWWLCRHFGVPTESALLVGDSEADMAAGRAAGIRTVACGWGVGRSEALARHRPWRALTRFGELTVLLDGLTTPPTRLDGGAPRT from the coding sequence ATGAGCGGCGCGAGCGACCTTGTGAGAGCAGTGCTGTTCGACCTGGATGGCACCCTGGCCGAGACCGCGCACATCACGGCGGCGGCGCTGACGTGGGCATGTGATCAGACGGGCGTGGCCGGTGGTCCGCCGACGGCGGAGTTCCACGCGCTGTCCGGTCTGCCTCTGGAGGAGATCGTCGGTCGGCTGGGGCTGCCCGAGGCGGTGGCCGAGCTGTACCGGAAGGCGGCCGGCGCCAGGGTCGCCGAGGCCCGGCTCTTCCCCGGCGCGCTCACCCTGCTCAGCGTCTTGCGCGCCCGGGGTGTACGGGTCGGTGTGATCACCGGCAAAGACCGTCCCCGGACCCTCGCCACGCTCGACCACCTGAAGATCGCCGATCTGGTGGAGGCCCTCGTTACCCCGGCCGATCCACCGGCTCCGAAGCCTTCGCCCGAGGGTGTGTGGTGGTTGTGCCGGCACTTCGGGGTTCCAACGGAGTCTGCGCTACTGGTCGGTGACTCCGAGGCCGACATGGCGGCGGGGCGTGCCGCCGGCATCCGTACCGTCGCCTGCGGCTGGGGAGTCGGCCGCTCCGAGGCGTTGGCCCGGCACCGCCCCTGGCGCGCGCTCACTCGTTTCGGTGAGCTGACGGTCCTGCTGGACGGCCTCACCACGCCCCCGACCAGGCTGGACGGAGGCGCACCGCGCACCTGA
- a CDS encoding ATP-binding protein: MPELLAQTAVQDALGQSPSGRSRTLGAQWEATLTVTERGIAYIRHAVRAHLRRWDREDAEAVTLLGVSELLTNVLRHAGTPEARIAVRAESAAVYVVVSDLDRRFPVVGAADLLSEDGRGLAMLEALADGFGVTATPSGKDVWFRVARSGARRPGGRGGGT; the protein is encoded by the coding sequence ATGCCTGAACTTCTCGCCCAGACGGCGGTGCAGGACGCGTTGGGCCAGTCACCCTCCGGTCGCTCGCGCACCCTCGGCGCCCAGTGGGAGGCCACGCTGACCGTCACGGAGCGCGGCATCGCATACATACGGCATGCCGTCCGCGCCCACCTCCGGCGCTGGGACCGGGAGGACGCCGAGGCGGTCACGCTGCTCGGCGTGTCCGAGCTGCTGACGAACGTGCTGCGGCACGCCGGCACTCCGGAGGCGCGGATCGCCGTACGGGCCGAATCGGCCGCCGTGTACGTCGTCGTCAGCGATCTCGACCGGCGGTTTCCGGTGGTCGGCGCCGCCGATCTCCTCAGCGAGGACGGACGCGGGCTCGCGATGCTGGAGGCCCTGGCGGACGGGTTCGGGGTGACGGCTACCCCTTCGGGCAAGGACGTGTGGTTCCGCGTCGCCCGTAGCGGAGCGCGGCGGCCAGGTGGTCGGGGAGGCGGCACATGA
- a CDS encoding ATP-binding protein, with amino-acid sequence MKLLPSQRQWVQAVCEYLIDGEIVIVRGIPGSGKTTLLNAVARELGDTSVSTWGRSYTEQDQDTRGADFQKGVREALDRHGTAHLLFDDYPHALRRSHGLRLQRQLLHLLVDGEGAVDIGALLTGRWARSMHLVSSGSPLVARARVMPLPRTAETDFKAVGYTQSVDAVVAVGGNTALLGMVTSVLGRPALHQVCEAAELRAPDWVKDVPWDAVQWIKEVVRDGPATLPPDDFAAEALAPLVFSASDGRYDVVSALRSSAALAELDGRAPTWPDRWVESVATFCGLLSGAPAVLWVDRYLAVDPPTLLRFMQDVRATCGTQIRMLIAKDKAQRVDASVAAALTALDCEIKTMHPGDRKQLHDRHLIFLGGGQGGVVMPTGGVVLCKDPPGSAMAVQARLLDQNLIRGAWDRGCLLGTL; translated from the coding sequence ATGAAACTCTTGCCCTCGCAGCGGCAATGGGTCCAGGCCGTATGCGAGTACTTGATTGACGGGGAAATCGTCATTGTCCGGGGGATACCGGGCTCGGGCAAGACCACTCTACTCAACGCGGTGGCGCGGGAGCTGGGGGATACCAGCGTGTCCACCTGGGGGCGCAGTTACACCGAGCAGGACCAGGACACGCGCGGCGCGGACTTCCAGAAAGGGGTCCGCGAGGCGCTCGACAGACACGGTACGGCGCATCTCCTCTTCGATGACTACCCACATGCTCTTAGGCGGTCACACGGACTGCGGTTGCAGCGGCAGCTGCTGCATCTGCTGGTCGACGGCGAGGGTGCGGTCGACATTGGCGCCTTGCTGACGGGGCGCTGGGCGCGAAGCATGCACCTGGTCAGCAGTGGTTCTCCTCTGGTGGCGCGGGCTCGGGTGATGCCTTTGCCCCGCACGGCCGAGACCGACTTCAAGGCCGTCGGTTACACCCAGTCGGTGGATGCCGTCGTGGCCGTAGGAGGCAATACCGCGCTGCTGGGGATGGTGACCTCGGTCTTGGGCAGGCCCGCCCTCCACCAGGTCTGTGAGGCAGCTGAGCTGCGTGCCCCTGACTGGGTCAAAGACGTACCGTGGGATGCAGTCCAATGGATCAAGGAGGTGGTGCGCGACGGGCCTGCCACGTTACCTCCAGACGACTTCGCGGCCGAAGCCCTGGCTCCTTTGGTCTTCTCGGCGAGCGACGGGCGGTATGACGTGGTGAGCGCGTTGCGTTCCAGCGCGGCTCTCGCCGAGCTGGACGGCCGGGCTCCGACATGGCCCGATCGCTGGGTGGAGTCGGTCGCCACCTTCTGCGGGCTCCTTTCCGGTGCACCGGCGGTCCTGTGGGTGGATCGCTACTTGGCCGTCGACCCACCAACGCTGCTGCGGTTCATGCAGGATGTTCGTGCGACCTGCGGCACCCAGATCCGGATGCTGATCGCTAAGGACAAGGCCCAGAGAGTCGACGCCTCCGTTGCGGCTGCCTTGACTGCGCTGGACTGCGAGATCAAGACAATGCATCCAGGGGATCGCAAGCAACTCCACGACCGACACCTCATCTTCCTGGGAGGTGGTCAAGGCGGTGTGGTGATGCCAACGGGTGGGGTCGTGCTGTGTAAGGATCCCCCCGGATCGGCTATGGCCGTTCAGGCCCGGCTGCTTGACCAGAACCTGATACGCGGCGCCTGGGACAGGGGCTGTCTGCTTGGCACGCTCTGA
- a CDS encoding phosphotransferase, with protein MTGRSRHETYAALLAACATAGLDATGAEPIRLAENAIWRLPGGLVARIAKPGQQDHSARELRLARWLTTTGIPAVRPYPGLHSPVLADDRPVTFWEELPPHGTGTVLDVATLLKQLHALPLPNFPIGHLDPFIRISDRIDAATTLSAPDRTWLHSLLTELRAAWTELPPGLPECVVHGDAWTGNIARPLNGADAILLDLERCSQGPPEWDLVSTAIKLTTTGTITPTEYDEFCTTYGTDVLQWPGYNTMRRTRELRMTTYAAQHAATHPEWRQEAQHRVDCLRGRAGQGPWRWRGIA; from the coding sequence ATGACCGGCCGCTCCCGCCACGAGACGTACGCCGCACTCCTGGCCGCCTGCGCCACCGCCGGCCTGGACGCCACCGGCGCAGAACCCATACGCCTCGCCGAGAACGCCATCTGGCGCCTACCCGGCGGCCTGGTCGCCAGAATCGCCAAACCCGGCCAACAAGACCACTCCGCACGCGAACTACGCCTGGCCCGCTGGCTCACCACCACCGGCATACCCGCGGTACGCCCCTACCCCGGGCTGCACTCCCCCGTCCTCGCCGACGACCGCCCCGTCACCTTCTGGGAGGAACTACCACCTCACGGAACCGGCACAGTCCTAGACGTGGCCACCCTCCTCAAACAACTCCACGCCCTCCCCCTCCCCAACTTCCCCATCGGCCACCTAGACCCCTTCATCCGCATCAGCGACCGCATCGACGCCGCCACCACCCTCTCGGCCCCCGACCGCACCTGGCTGCACAGCCTCCTGACCGAACTCCGAGCAGCCTGGACCGAACTACCACCCGGCCTCCCCGAATGCGTAGTCCACGGCGACGCCTGGACCGGCAACATCGCCCGCCCCCTCAACGGCGCCGATGCGATCCTCCTGGACCTGGAACGCTGCTCCCAAGGCCCACCCGAATGGGACCTCGTCTCCACCGCGATCAAACTCACCACCACAGGCACCATCACCCCCACCGAATACGACGAGTTCTGCACGACGTACGGCACCGACGTACTCCAATGGCCCGGCTACAACACCATGCGCCGTACCAGAGAACTCCGCATGACGACCTACGCCGCCCAACACGCGGCGACCCACCCCGAATGGCGCCAGGAAGCCCAACACCGGGTGGACTGCCTCCGAGGCCGCGCAGGGCAAGGGCCTTGGCGCTGGCGGGGCATCGCGTAA
- the aroA gene encoding 3-phosphoshikimate 1-carboxyvinyltransferase, with protein MVATAVPVPGSKSITNRALFLAAAAQGRTVLRRPLVADDTEACAEALNRLGYAVSTADPDRWEIVGRPVGPAPKAEVHTRDGATGARFLPGLAAAGYGVYRFDASEQMRRRPIAPLLDALRQLGARIDGDRIPYTLYADGLTGGELTLDAGVSSQYLTALLLAGPLTREGLTIKVTRLVSAPYIEITLRLMRTFGATVERAGDIFRVEPGGYISPGTLDIEPDASTASYFLAAAALTGRTVTVPGLGADSPQGDLGFATVLADMGADVSIQADAVTVTGPERLAGITVDMHHMSDTMPTLAAIAPYATGPVRIENIHNTRVKECDRLEACAVNLRTLGVPVTTGDDWIEISPAQPIGGRVETMRDHRIAMAFSVLGLRAPGVELDDPECVIKTCPDFHGLLSGLVESWERAQ; from the coding sequence ATGGTTGCCACAGCTGTACCCGTCCCCGGTTCGAAGTCGATCACGAACCGCGCCCTCTTCCTGGCCGCCGCCGCGCAAGGCCGGACCGTCCTGCGCCGACCGCTGGTGGCCGACGACACCGAAGCATGTGCCGAGGCCCTGAACCGGCTCGGATACGCAGTCAGTACGGCCGACCCGGACCGGTGGGAGATCGTCGGCCGCCCGGTCGGACCCGCGCCGAAGGCCGAGGTGCACACCCGGGACGGCGCGACCGGCGCCCGGTTCCTGCCGGGCCTCGCCGCCGCCGGGTACGGGGTGTACCGCTTCGACGCCTCGGAGCAGATGCGCCGCCGCCCCATCGCCCCGCTGCTGGACGCCCTGCGCCAACTCGGCGCGCGGATCGACGGCGACCGGATCCCGTACACCCTGTACGCGGACGGCCTGACCGGCGGCGAACTCACCCTGGACGCAGGGGTGTCGAGCCAGTACCTGACCGCGCTGCTGCTGGCGGGACCGCTGACCCGGGAAGGGCTGACCATCAAGGTCACCCGGCTGGTGTCCGCCCCGTACATCGAGATCACACTGCGCCTGATGCGCACCTTCGGTGCCACCGTCGAGCGCGCAGGCGACATCTTCCGCGTCGAGCCGGGCGGCTACATCAGCCCGGGTACGCTCGACATCGAACCGGATGCCTCGACCGCCAGCTACTTCCTGGCAGCGGCGGCGCTCACTGGTCGTACGGTCACCGTCCCCGGCCTGGGCGCCGACTCACCCCAGGGTGATCTCGGGTTCGCGACCGTCCTGGCCGACATGGGCGCTGACGTCTCCATCCAGGCGGATGCGGTCACCGTCACCGGGCCGGAACGGCTCGCCGGCATCACCGTCGACATGCACCACATGTCCGACACCATGCCCACGCTGGCCGCGATCGCGCCGTATGCCACCGGTCCCGTACGGATCGAGAACATCCACAACACCCGCGTCAAGGAGTGTGACCGTCTGGAGGCGTGCGCGGTCAATCTGCGGACGCTCGGGGTACCGGTGACTACGGGCGACGACTGGATCGAGATCAGCCCCGCGCAGCCCATCGGCGGCCGGGTGGAGACGATGCGCGATCATCGCATCGCGATGGCGTTCTCCGTTCTCGGACTGCGCGCGCCCGGCGTCGAGTTGGACGACCCGGAGTGCGTGATCAAGACCTGCCCCGACTTTCACGGGTTGCTGTCCGGGCTCGTCGAGAGCTGGGAGCGCGCGCAGTGA
- a CDS encoding Gfo/Idh/MocA family protein, with the protein MSRGWRVLVVGCGWISRHVHLPYLAGLRATGGLRSLYVADADPDRATRAARDFSAEVHTGPLERARADLVLVATPPADHATLTLRALATGARVIVEKPLALTTGDAAAVLAAARRHGGWVYPLYTMRHRPEAALIRRSVLAQRIGPVREMRASWLRRDGVPATQGGTEAGVLWDLGSHLVDLALWLPDWYGNTGKARAEHQHPAAATGEVPHAGWQHRERANQAIAAPKWHGVRAEATLDPERRLHLEASWAAPGIRRDQSRIDIVGEQATLTWHTVFGWSPDRRTVPAPTLWITDADGREQVLLHHQPRDPYAEYTAQLDTAFTALTAPTSDDAVGPLEAAYASTALLHAMQTSLDTAAPVPFDIRN; encoded by the coding sequence GTGAGCCGGGGGTGGCGTGTGCTGGTCGTCGGCTGCGGCTGGATATCCAGACATGTCCACCTCCCCTACCTGGCCGGACTCCGCGCCACGGGCGGACTGCGCTCCCTGTACGTGGCCGACGCCGACCCGGACCGAGCGACGCGGGCCGCTCGGGACTTCAGCGCCGAGGTGCACACCGGGCCGCTGGAGCGCGCTAGAGCCGATCTTGTCCTGGTGGCCACACCGCCGGCCGACCATGCCACCCTCACCCTCCGGGCGCTGGCCACCGGCGCGCGGGTGATTGTTGAGAAGCCGCTTGCGCTCACCACCGGCGACGCGGCGGCGGTCCTGGCCGCAGCGCGCCGTCATGGGGGCTGGGTCTACCCCCTCTATACGATGCGCCACCGCCCGGAGGCTGCGCTCATCCGCCGCAGCGTGCTTGCTCAACGCATCGGTCCAGTAAGGGAGATGCGCGCCTCGTGGCTACGCCGAGACGGGGTGCCCGCCACACAGGGAGGCACGGAGGCTGGCGTGTTGTGGGACCTCGGCTCCCATCTGGTGGATCTCGCGCTGTGGCTGCCGGACTGGTACGGAAACACCGGTAAAGCACGTGCCGAACACCAACATCCGGCGGCGGCCACCGGCGAAGTCCCTCATGCCGGCTGGCAGCACCGGGAGCGAGCGAACCAGGCAATTGCGGCGCCGAAGTGGCACGGCGTACGGGCCGAGGCCACCCTCGACCCGGAGCGCCGCCTGCACTTAGAGGCGTCCTGGGCCGCCCCGGGAATCCGGCGGGATCAGTCCCGTATCGACATTGTCGGCGAGCAGGCGACGCTGACATGGCACACGGTGTTTGGCTGGAGCCCCGACCGGCGCACCGTACCCGCCCCCACTCTGTGGATCACTGACGCCGACGGCCGCGAACAGGTACTTCTCCACCACCAGCCACGCGACCCGTATGCCGAGTACACCGCCCAGCTGGACACCGCCTTCACCGCTCTCACCGCTCCCACCAGCGACGATGCCGTGGGCCCGCTGGAGGCGGCGTACGCGAGTACCGCCCTCCTGCACGCGATGCAGACCAGCCTCGACACGGCCGCGCCGGTCCCTTTCGACATTCGCAACTGA
- a CDS encoding helix-turn-helix transcriptional regulator has protein sequence MRRAGEGMPQPPKELDGSTSPRAWFGVELRYWRTKVVGWSIKELAAKAHVSREVIRRIEVGDYNCRIETALALDKALGTGGVFERGWGHAFGDDNKKAADDNFSAQQPSPVRNLSRRGRMLAADASLTHGGIESVDRRSFLAVPGLAALAVPGAARLLQPTQPARLPTEIRPHDIRELIEAAAFISRLDNQYGGDGIVKQTATTAMLWAEDLLHVKCPTELRPVLFAAVARLGIVVAASHFDAYAHADARQTFRFAAVCAEEANEWHLRAKSYSFLARQAVWIGEPDQGLTYAELGLARSDRLTATERAMLHSARARAFAKMGQAQQTLAAVGAADDAFAQARPDEDPPWMTYYDEAQHHGDTGHALFDLALLGHDPRHATRRLTTAVKGHDDLYARSRAISRTKLASLTMATGDPDQAAAIGHRALSEVGNLHSRRAADDVRELGRLAAKHPRNHNATTLRERVTATVPA, from the coding sequence ATGAGAAGGGCAGGAGAGGGCATGCCGCAGCCGCCGAAGGAACTCGATGGGAGCACGTCACCCAGGGCCTGGTTCGGCGTCGAGCTGCGCTATTGGCGGACGAAGGTCGTCGGCTGGTCAATCAAGGAACTGGCCGCGAAAGCGCACGTCAGCCGCGAGGTCATCCGCCGTATCGAGGTCGGCGACTACAACTGCCGTATCGAGACGGCACTCGCCCTGGACAAGGCGTTGGGAACGGGCGGAGTTTTCGAAAGGGGGTGGGGTCACGCCTTCGGCGATGACAACAAAAAGGCCGCTGATGACAACTTTTCCGCCCAACAACCCTCCCCCGTTCGGAATCTCTCCCGGCGCGGACGCATGCTTGCAGCAGACGCATCGCTCACGCATGGGGGCATCGAATCTGTGGACCGCCGTAGCTTCCTCGCCGTACCAGGACTGGCCGCGCTCGCGGTGCCCGGCGCCGCCCGCCTGCTCCAGCCAACCCAGCCGGCACGGCTCCCCACGGAGATCCGGCCGCACGACATCCGCGAACTGATCGAGGCCGCGGCGTTCATCTCACGCCTGGACAACCAGTACGGCGGCGACGGCATCGTCAAGCAGACCGCGACCACCGCCATGCTGTGGGCCGAGGACCTACTCCATGTGAAGTGCCCGACGGAGCTACGCCCCGTGCTCTTCGCCGCGGTCGCGCGCCTCGGCATCGTTGTCGCCGCGAGCCACTTCGACGCCTACGCCCACGCGGACGCCCGCCAGACCTTCCGCTTCGCAGCCGTCTGCGCCGAGGAAGCCAACGAATGGCATCTGCGCGCCAAGTCGTATTCCTTCCTCGCCCGCCAGGCCGTCTGGATCGGCGAGCCCGACCAGGGCCTCACTTACGCCGAACTGGGCCTCGCCCGCTCCGACCGCCTTACCGCCACCGAACGCGCCATGCTCCACTCCGCGCGCGCCCGCGCCTTCGCCAAAATGGGCCAGGCCCAGCAGACCCTCGCCGCGGTCGGCGCCGCCGACGACGCCTTCGCCCAGGCCCGCCCCGACGAGGACCCGCCCTGGATGACGTACTACGACGAGGCCCAGCACCACGGCGACACCGGCCACGCCCTCTTCGACCTCGCCCTCCTGGGCCACGACCCCCGCCACGCCACCCGCCGCCTCACCACCGCCGTCAAAGGCCACGACGACCTCTACGCCCGCTCCCGCGCCATCAGCCGCACCAAGCTCGCCTCCCTCACCATGGCCACCGGCGACCCCGACCAAGCCGCCGCCATCGGCCACCGCGCCCTCTCCGAAGTCGGCAACCTCCACTCCCGACGCGCCGCCGACGACGTACGCGAACTCGGCCGCCTCGCCGCCAAACACCCCAGAAACCACAACGCCACCACCCTGCGCGAACGCGTCACCGCCACGGTCCCCGCATGA
- a CDS encoding ROK family protein, which yields MTAHGAGKPTWAVDIGGTKTLLGRLGGGVLTVVAVIRTPDDPAVLAAWLRRQVPGRVARLGVAFPGGLDEDGRVTAWPNRPEWVGYGLRDALGRIARAVVLRDDGESAAAAEAMYGIAQGRPDALVAVLGTGLGGALVLDGKVRRSAPADPRTLGHLAALPEGSCGCGGTGCAQLALRTLPPDDRLGDGLEGWPDGLRLVAFLGDLVRFLSVPTVVLTGGLLARPVLRAQMRVRMAACGVEVLVPARPGLSSLLGAAALEMAG from the coding sequence GTGACAGCGCACGGAGCTGGCAAGCCCACCTGGGCGGTCGACATCGGCGGTACCAAGACCCTGCTCGGCCGTCTCGGCGGTGGCGTACTGACGGTGGTGGCGGTGATCCGTACGCCGGATGATCCCGCTGTCCTCGCTGCCTGGTTGAGGCGCCAGGTGCCCGGACGAGTCGCTCGGCTCGGCGTTGCCTTCCCCGGCGGGCTGGACGAGGACGGTCGCGTGACCGCGTGGCCGAACCGCCCGGAGTGGGTGGGGTACGGGCTGCGCGACGCGCTCGGCCGGATCGCGCGCGCCGTCGTCCTCCGCGATGACGGCGAGAGCGCCGCCGCCGCTGAGGCCATGTACGGGATCGCGCAAGGGCGCCCGGACGCGCTCGTGGCTGTCCTTGGGACCGGGCTTGGTGGCGCGCTGGTGCTCGACGGGAAAGTCCGCCGATCTGCGCCGGCTGATCCACGCACCTTGGGGCATCTCGCTGCACTACCCGAGGGCTCGTGCGGCTGCGGTGGTACGGGCTGCGCTCAGCTCGCGCTCCGTACACTCCCGCCCGACGACCGGCTCGGAGACGGGCTGGAGGGCTGGCCGGACGGCCTGAGGCTGGTCGCTTTTCTCGGGGATCTGGTCCGGTTCCTGTCCGTACCGACGGTTGTCCTGACCGGTGGCCTGCTGGCTCGGCCGGTACTGCGCGCGCAGATGCGCGTACGGATGGCCGCGTGCGGTGTCGAAGTCCTCGTCCCCGCCCGACCGGGGCTGTCGAGCCTCCTTGGTGCCGCAGCACTGGAGATGGCGGGATGA
- a CDS encoding NAD(P)/FAD-dependent oxidoreductase — protein MPHPQHADVLVVGAGIIGATTALALADHGRTVLCVGEPAAVLGTASSAAGAMLGVLGEVTADQDTVTDSLDEAELHLRHDSSAAWPALTERIAELTGAQPQIHRGTAVIATTAKASDRTNLAAIRSAAERLDLPCHSIAPADVPYLAPAPGHETTDALWLPHEGHVDTSTLLPAVHRALAAHPRIHLLTSRVREISHNGRHTTGAQLSDGTRVRSEHIVLAAGVATQELLDGLGPITGVVPRLLPGKGTSLVFREPGHPLENIVIRTPNRDFACGTHLIGRADGHLYLGATNRIADTPGATDLPTGGELLGLLDGAVHEINTALRTSAVTESRHGMRPLATDGRPLIGATALPGLYLATGTYRNGILLAPAIAELLTQAITAPNKTADTPFVPTAPWRNTAPDIPAVLRAGVPHIVSFLLEPRGHLPYNRQRELEAALFSLFRLAFTTGDSALRERCTTLLASAHVAEVVPQVYYELAAAIAPR, from the coding sequence ATGCCTCACCCGCAACACGCCGACGTCCTCGTAGTCGGCGCCGGAATCATCGGCGCCACCACAGCCCTCGCTCTCGCGGACCACGGCCGGACTGTGCTCTGCGTCGGCGAGCCCGCTGCTGTCTTGGGTACGGCGTCCAGCGCCGCAGGGGCCATGCTCGGTGTCCTCGGCGAAGTCACCGCCGACCAGGACACCGTTACGGACAGCCTCGACGAGGCCGAACTGCACCTACGCCACGACTCGTCAGCAGCCTGGCCGGCTCTCACCGAGCGGATCGCCGAACTCACCGGTGCCCAACCTCAGATCCATCGGGGTACGGCGGTGATCGCCACTACCGCCAAGGCCAGCGACCGTACGAACCTGGCCGCGATCCGCTCCGCCGCCGAGCGCCTCGACCTGCCCTGCCACTCCATCGCCCCTGCCGATGTTCCCTACCTGGCGCCCGCACCCGGCCACGAGACGACCGACGCGCTGTGGCTGCCCCACGAGGGGCACGTCGACACCAGCACCCTGCTGCCCGCTGTCCACCGAGCCCTCGCAGCTCACCCACGCATCCACCTTCTGACCTCCCGTGTCCGCGAGATCAGCCACAACGGCCGCCACACCACCGGTGCCCAGCTCTCCGACGGCACACGCGTCCGCTCCGAGCACATCGTCCTGGCCGCCGGAGTGGCCACCCAAGAACTCCTCGACGGCCTCGGCCCGATCACCGGCGTCGTTCCCAGGCTCCTGCCGGGCAAGGGCACCAGCCTGGTCTTCCGCGAGCCCGGCCACCCGCTGGAGAACATCGTCATCCGCACGCCCAACCGCGACTTCGCCTGCGGTACCCACCTGATCGGCCGCGCCGACGGCCACCTCTACCTCGGCGCCACCAACCGGATCGCCGACACCCCGGGCGCTACGGACCTCCCCACCGGCGGCGAACTCCTCGGCCTGCTCGACGGCGCCGTCCACGAAATCAACACCGCCCTGCGCACCAGCGCCGTCACCGAGTCCCGCCACGGCATGCGACCCCTGGCCACCGACGGCCGCCCGCTCATCGGCGCCACCGCGCTGCCCGGCCTGTACCTGGCCACTGGCACGTACCGCAACGGCATCCTCCTGGCGCCGGCCATCGCAGAACTCCTCACGCAAGCGATCACAGCTCCGAACAAGACCGCCGATACGCCCTTCGTCCCCACCGCGCCCTGGCGGAACACCGCCCCCGACATCCCCGCCGTCCTACGCGCAGGCGTCCCGCACATCGTCTCCTTCCTCCTGGAGCCCAGAGGCCACCTTCCGTACAACCGCCAACGCGAGCTAGAAGCAGCCCTGTTCAGCCTCTTCCGCCTCGCCTTCACCACCGGGGACAGCGCCCTGCGCGAACGGTGCACCACCCTGCTGGCCAGCGCACATGTAGCCGAGGTCGTTCCCCAGGTCTACTACGAACTCGCCGCCGCGATCGCACCCCGATGA